The proteins below come from a single Malus sylvestris chromosome 3, drMalSylv7.2, whole genome shotgun sequence genomic window:
- the LOC126616654 gene encoding putative 4-hydroxy-4-methyl-2-oxoglutarate aldolase 3 encodes MTVPHPSTPAIQGSNSSIAIQKIDSIVPIKLQRENYLFWKLLFEAIFKRYMLTGIVDGSEPCPSTFLADEKGNDRANLAFDIWHEKDQSTIALKKATISEDVLPLTVGLTSSRDLWLNLEKRFGVAGVSSDYRRKLAAASLATTDVCDANAVLLESGELRLVPPIFQKYGKREAFSGPIVTVKVFEDNTLIVELLATKGEGRVLVVDGEGSLRRAVTGGMLAKCAEIMGWSGIVINGCIRDVDEVNGCEIGVRALATCPVRPVKSDGGQKHVPINIGGVWIHEGEWLYADGDGILISTSQLSI; translated from the coding sequence ATGACGGTACCACACCCTAGTACTCCCGCAATCCAAGGGTCTAACAGTTCTATTGCCATACAGAAAATAGACAGTATAGTACCAATAAAGCTGCAGCGTGAGAATTACCTCTTCTGGAAGTTGCTGTTTGAGGCTATCTTTAAGCGCTACATGCTCACCGGCATTGTTGATGGAAGTGAACCTTGTCCCTCAACTTTCTTGGCGGACGAGAAAGGAAATGATCGTGCAAATCTGGCCTTCGAcatttggcacgagaaggatcAGAGCACCATAGCCTTGAAGAAAGCAACCATCTCTGAAGATGTTCTACCACTGACAGTTGGATTAACTTCTTCACGCGATCTTTGGCTGAACCTGGAGAAAAGATTTGGAGTTGCAGGTGTGTCTTCAGACTATCGGAGAAAACTGGCTGCTGCTTCTTTGGCCACTACTGATGTTTGTGATGCAAATGCTGTTCTTTTGGAGAGTGGAGAGTTGCGCCTTGTGCCGCCGATATTTCAGAAATATGGAAAACGTGAAGCATTTTCAGGCCCCATTGTGACGGTCAAGGTGTTTGAAGACAATACTCTGATAGTGGAGCTTCTCGCAACGAAAGGCGAGGgaagggttttggttgttgatGGTGAAGGAAGCTTGAGGCGTGCCGTTACCGGAGGAATGTTGGCGAAGTGTGCCGAAATTATGGGATGGTCTGGGATTGTGATAAATGGGTGCATCAGAGATGTTGATGAGGTAAATGGATGTGAGATTGGTGTGAGAGCTTTGGCAACTTGTCCTGTGAGACCAGTCAAAAGTGATGGTGGCCAAAAGCATGTTCCTATCAACATTGGAGGAGTCTGGATTCATGAAGGAGAATGGTTGTATGCAGATGGTGAtggcatcctcatctccacatCTCAATTGTCTATTTGA